Proteins from a genomic interval of Nautilia sp. PV-1:
- the napA gene encoding nitrate reductase catalytic subunit NapA translates to MSMNRREFLKTTAAAAAASAVGISIPSEAKAAADNTQAGWQWDKAVCRFCGTGCGIMVAVKDGKIVAVKGDPESPVNRGINCIKGYFNAKIMYGADRLTQPLLRMNDKGEFDKNGQFRPVSWKRAFDEMEKQFKKYYNELGPTGVAVFGSGQYTIQEGYAAVKLVKGGWRSNNIDPNARHCMASAVVGFYQTFGIDEPAGCYDDIEITDTVVTWGANMAEMHPILWSRVSDAKLNNPDKYTVVNLSTYRNRCSNLADMEIIFRPNTDLAIMNYIGREILKRNAVNWDFVKKHTIFATGTVDTGYGMREPSVAEKLGYSNKEMQTIKKQAAKVVTEEEAVALSPIGKWKAGEMMEMKHRKGKAPFFHWQITFEEFKKAVEPYNLDYVAKVAKGDPDESLESFKTKLQKLADLYCDPNRKVVSFWTMGFNQHVRGSWINEIVYMVHLLLGKQSLPGNGAFSLTGQPSACGTAREVGTFAHRLPADLLVANPKHRKITEKLWHLPHGTLNPKVGSHFVKIMRDMEQGKIKWAWVHVNNPWQNTANANHWLKMARTMDNFIVVNECYPGVSARVADLILPVAMIYEKWGAYGNAERRTQHWRQQVVAPGMAMTDIWTMAEFAKRFKLKEVWHEWKLPNGTVLPDVLEEAKAMGYSPDDTLFDVLFNRPEYRKNFPWPDPIAKNPGTGKLHPNTEAAGDGREIIGQDGKPWKGYGFFIQKALWEEYRKFGIGHGHDLASFDTYQKVRGLRWPVVNGKETKWRFNTSYDPYARKYAKPGEKFAFYGPLLKTIKIGNLQHPIASKGKIHLANKAKIFFRPFMVHPEDPRYDKDGYKFWLCTGRVLEHWHSGTMTMRVPELYRAMPEALCYMNPKDAKELGVERFDLVVIESRRGKVKARVETRGRNKPPRGLVFVPWFDEKILINKVCLDATCPMSKETDYKKAAVKIYKA, encoded by the coding sequence ATGTCAATGAATAGAAGAGAATTTCTAAAAACAACAGCAGCGGCGGCAGCGGCTTCAGCAGTCGGAATTTCAATTCCTAGCGAAGCAAAAGCGGCAGCTGACAATACTCAGGCCGGATGGCAGTGGGATAAAGCGGTTTGTCGTTTCTGCGGTACCGGATGCGGTATTATGGTAGCAGTAAAAGACGGTAAAATCGTAGCGGTTAAAGGTGACCCTGAGAGTCCGGTCAACAGAGGTATTAACTGTATTAAAGGTTATTTTAATGCAAAAATTATGTACGGTGCAGACAGACTTACTCAGCCTTTACTTAGAATGAACGATAAAGGCGAGTTTGATAAAAACGGTCAATTCAGACCTGTAAGCTGGAAAAGAGCTTTCGATGAGATGGAAAAACAGTTTAAAAAATATTATAATGAATTAGGTCCTACCGGAGTAGCGGTATTCGGTTCAGGACAATATACTATCCAAGAAGGTTATGCAGCTGTTAAATTAGTAAAAGGCGGATGGAGAAGTAACAACATCGATCCAAACGCAAGACACTGTATGGCAAGTGCGGTTGTAGGTTTCTATCAAACATTCGGTATTGACGAACCTGCAGGATGTTATGACGATATCGAAATTACTGATACTGTTGTAACATGGGGTGCAAATATGGCAGAAATGCATCCAATTTTATGGTCAAGGGTATCTGATGCAAAACTGAACAACCCTGATAAATATACAGTTGTAAACCTATCAACATACAGAAACAGATGTTCAAACCTTGCAGATATGGAAATTATTTTCAGACCTAATACAGACCTTGCTATTATGAACTACATTGGTAGAGAAATCTTAAAAAGAAACGCAGTAAACTGGGATTTCGTTAAAAAACACACTATATTCGCAACTGGTACAGTAGATACAGGTTACGGTATGAGAGAACCTAGTGTTGCGGAAAAACTAGGATATTCTAATAAAGAAATGCAGACTATTAAAAAACAGGCTGCAAAAGTAGTAACAGAAGAAGAAGCGGTTGCTCTTAGCCCGATCGGTAAATGGAAAGCCGGCGAAATGATGGAAATGAAACATAGAAAAGGTAAAGCACCGTTCTTCCACTGGCAAATCACATTTGAAGAATTCAAAAAAGCGGTTGAACCTTATAATTTAGATTATGTTGCTAAAGTAGCAAAAGGCGATCCTGACGAATCATTAGAAAGCTTCAAAACTAAACTTCAAAAACTTGCTGACCTTTACTGTGATCCAAACAGAAAAGTAGTATCTTTCTGGACTATGGGATTCAATCAGCACGTAAGAGGAAGCTGGATCAACGAAATAGTTTACATGGTTCATTTACTGCTTGGTAAACAGTCACTTCCTGGAAATGGCGCATTCTCATTAACTGGACAGCCAAGTGCCTGTGGTACTGCAAGGGAAGTTGGTACATTCGCACACAGATTACCGGCAGACTTATTAGTAGCAAATCCTAAACACAGAAAAATTACTGAAAAATTATGGCATTTACCTCACGGAACATTAAATCCTAAAGTCGGAAGCCACTTTGTTAAAATTATGAGAGACATGGAACAAGGCAAAATCAAATGGGCTTGGGTACACGTAAACAACCCATGGCAAAATACTGCAAATGCAAACCACTGGTTAAAAATGGCCAGAACAATGGATAACTTTATTGTAGTTAACGAATGTTATCCTGGTGTTTCTGCAAGAGTTGCAGACTTAATTCTTCCTGTAGCTATGATCTATGAAAAATGGGGAGCTTACGGTAACGCAGAGAGAAGAACTCAGCACTGGAGACAACAGGTTGTTGCACCGGGTATGGCAATGACTGATATCTGGACAATGGCTGAATTTGCAAAAAGATTCAAACTAAAAGAAGTATGGCATGAATGGAAACTTCCTAATGGAACAGTTCTTCCAGACGTATTAGAAGAAGCTAAAGCTATGGGTTACAGTCCTGACGATACTCTATTTGACGTATTATTCAACAGACCTGAATACCGCAAAAACTTCCCATGGCCGGATCCAATTGCTAAAAACCCTGGTACAGGAAAACTTCATCCTAACACTGAAGCTGCAGGAGACGGAAGAGAAATTATCGGACAAGACGGTAAACCATGGAAAGGTTACGGATTCTTCATTCAAAAAGCATTATGGGAAGAATACAGAAAATTTGGTATCGGTCACGGTCACGACTTAGCATCATTTGATACTTATCAAAAAGTAAGAGGACTTAGATGGCCTGTAGTTAACGGTAAAGAAACTAAATGGAGATTTAACACTTCATACGACCCGTATGCAAGAAAATACGCTAAACCTGGTGAAAAATTTGCATTCTACGGACCGTTACTAAAAACAATTAAAATCGGTAACTTGCAACATCCTATTGCAAGCAAAGGTAAAATCCACCTTGCTAACAAAGCCAAAATATTCTTCAGACCGTTTATGGTACACCCTGAAGATCCAAGATACGATAAAGACGGATACAAATTCTGGCTATGTACAGGTAGGGTTCTTGAACACTGGCATAGTGGTACTATGACAATGAGAGTACCTGAATTATATAGAGCAATGCCTGAGGCATTATGTTACATGAACCCTAAAGACGCAAAAGAATTAGGTGTTGAAAGATTTGACCTTGTTGTAATAGAATCAAGAAGAGGTAAAGTAAAAGCAAGAGTTGAAACAAGAGGAAGAAATAAACCTCCTAGAGGATTGGTATTCGTTCCTTGGTTTGACGAAAAAATCTTAATCAACAAAGTATGTCTTGATGCAACATGTCCAATGAGTAAAGAAACTGACTATAAAAAAGCAGCGGTTAAAATTTATAAAGCTTAA
- the pyk gene encoding pyruvate kinase, translated as MKKVKIVATLGPSSSDKIEQMIKAGVDIFRLNFSHADHKAHRHSIKTIRSISKQLDSKTAILQDISGPKIRIGEINGFLELKRGDKIRLVKKHPESLYDLTLTYPEIIDHVNIGEYVFFADGSIRTKVIDKDSNSLTLEVKNEGVLSSRKGVNFPHSKLKISAITPKDEKDLAFGARNGVDIVAISFVNSKKDILKAKEILKQNGASPWVIAKIETKQAVENLDEILEVSDGVMVARGDLGIEVGIEKVPVIQKKIIRRANKLKKPVITATQMLLSMVNSPFPTRAEVSDVANAVMDGSDGVMLSDETTVGKYPVKAVETLKNVILETQNIYPYYKKYEIEDKDAIAASVSDLCRGISPKGIICFTSSGTTVKSIAKYKPKAPIFAVTHSRETSRKLNMVWGVKPLFEIPKIKNPEKLIEKFKILAIKTGCFKKGDIVIVTMGSLVGKEGTTNMIRVIEI; from the coding sequence ATGAAAAAAGTAAAAATTGTAGCCACACTCGGACCTTCATCATCAGATAAAATCGAACAGATGATTAAAGCGGGTGTTGATATATTCAGACTAAATTTTTCACACGCTGATCATAAAGCCCATAGACATTCTATAAAAACCATCCGCAGCATATCCAAACAGCTGGACAGCAAAACTGCAATTCTGCAGGATATAAGCGGTCCAAAAATAAGAATAGGAGAAATAAACGGATTTTTAGAATTAAAAAGAGGAGACAAAATACGCCTTGTAAAAAAACATCCAGAGAGTCTGTATGATTTAACTCTTACATATCCCGAAATAATAGACCATGTTAATATAGGAGAATATGTATTTTTTGCTGATGGAAGCATAAGAACAAAGGTTATAGACAAAGACAGCAATTCACTTACGCTTGAAGTAAAAAACGAAGGTGTTTTATCAAGCAGAAAAGGAGTAAATTTCCCTCATTCAAAACTCAAAATTTCCGCCATTACTCCAAAAGACGAAAAGGATTTGGCTTTTGGAGCAAGAAACGGCGTTGATATAGTGGCAATTTCATTCGTAAATTCAAAAAAAGACATTTTAAAAGCTAAAGAAATACTTAAACAAAACGGTGCAAGTCCGTGGGTGATAGCGAAAATTGAAACAAAACAGGCAGTTGAAAACCTTGATGAAATATTAGAAGTAAGTGACGGTGTAATGGTTGCAAGAGGTGACTTGGGAATAGAAGTGGGAATAGAAAAAGTGCCTGTTATCCAAAAAAAGATTATAAGACGCGCAAATAAACTGAAAAAACCTGTAATTACCGCAACACAGATGCTGCTTTCTATGGTCAATTCGCCTTTTCCGACCAGAGCGGAAGTAAGCGACGTGGCAAACGCTGTAATGGACGGAAGCGACGGAGTAATGCTCAGCGACGAAACCACAGTCGGAAAATATCCGGTAAAAGCGGTTGAAACTTTAAAAAATGTAATCCTCGAAACACAAAATATCTATCCTTACTATAAAAAATATGAAATAGAAGATAAAGACGCAATAGCCGCAAGTGTTTCCGATCTATGCAGAGGAATATCTCCAAAAGGCATTATCTGTTTTACAAGCAGCGGTACAACAGTAAAAAGCATCGCAAAATATAAACCTAAAGCCCCTATTTTTGCCGTAACGCACAGCAGAGAAACAAGCAGAAAACTTAATATGGTATGGGGTGTAAAACCGCTTTTTGAAATTCCTAAAATAAAAAACCCTGAAAAACTGATTGAAAAATTTAAAATTCTTGCTATTAAAACGGGATGTTTTAAAAAAGGCGATATAGTAATAGTCACAATGGGAAGTTTAGTCGGAAAAGAAGGTACTACAAACATGATAAGGGTTATTGAAATTTAA
- a CDS encoding nitrate reductase, with the protein MKKLLILLTAIFAFALTPVKKITYDGYISKVTLNKKYLIAGLENGQIIIKDFKTLKNLYEIKLPKIHDFMGDLISMPIYSLDISPDNQKLMILAEGEDAKRVLFIYHFKTHKLDHIFTTKETLMKGTFIGNNKIFFALLSDEAILYDLKHKKNIYRKQIGNYVFSTYALDKKRNIAVFGDESGALKIVDINTGKKLKEINSFNKDKTISCDIKKNLVINGSSDMRVGIYDLNTGYSKLTLKMNFLPYGAALSPDASLFALQYDENNDIAVYSIYNKLLYKLKGHTMALNGIIFLNDKTILSFSPAEILIWKLK; encoded by the coding sequence ATGAAAAAATTATTAATATTATTAACTGCAATATTTGCTTTTGCACTGACACCGGTTAAAAAAATCACATACGACGGATATATATCAAAAGTTACTTTAAACAAAAAATATCTGATTGCCGGACTCGAAAACGGACAAATAATTATAAAAGATTTTAAAACTCTTAAAAATTTATATGAAATAAAACTTCCTAAAATACATGATTTTATGGGAGATTTGATTTCTATGCCTATTTACTCGCTTGATATTTCACCGGATAATCAAAAATTGATGATATTGGCTGAAGGTGAGGATGCAAAGAGAGTATTGTTTATATATCACTTTAAAACACATAAACTTGATCATATCTTCACAACCAAAGAAACATTAATGAAAGGTACTTTTATTGGCAATAACAAAATATTTTTCGCCCTCTTAAGCGATGAAGCTATTTTATATGATTTAAAACATAAAAAAAACATATACAGAAAACAGATAGGAAATTACGTTTTTTCAACATATGCTTTGGATAAAAAAAGAAATATTGCCGTTTTTGGCGATGAAAGCGGCGCTTTAAAAATAGTAGACATCAATACGGGCAAAAAACTAAAAGAAATAAACAGTTTCAACAAAGACAAAACAATAAGCTGCGATATTAAAAAAAATCTGGTTATTAACGGCAGCAGCGATATGAGAGTTGGAATATACGATCTCAATACTGGCTATTCTAAATTAACGCTGAAAATGAATTTTTTACCTTACGGAGCAGCATTAAGTCCCGATGCATCGCTATTCGCATTACAATATGACGAAAACAACGACATAGCTGTTTATTCAATATATAATAAACTTCTGTATAAATTAAAAGGCCACACTATGGCTTTAAACGGTATTATTTTTTTAAATGACAAAACAATACTGAGTTTTTCTCCGGCAGAAATACTCATATGGAAATTAAAATAA
- a CDS encoding DUF503 family protein, with amino-acid sequence MVIVNLIADFDLPFVFSLKERRKIVNSIKDRLKKFNVSVLDISDEYPKEASIAIIFAAHNEKIAGEIKRNIEEFLFKNFPEIEFVFDAEII; translated from the coding sequence ATGGTAATAGTTAACCTGATTGCCGATTTTGATCTTCCTTTTGTGTTTTCTTTAAAAGAAAGACGAAAAATAGTCAATTCAATAAAAGATAGACTCAAAAAATTTAACGTATCGGTATTGGATATTTCAGACGAATATCCTAAAGAAGCATCAATAGCTATTATTTTTGCGGCTCATAATGAAAAAATAGCAGGAGAAATAAAAAGAAACATCGAAGAATTTCTTTTTAAAAATTTTCCTGAAATCGAATTTGTTTTTGATGCAGAAATTATTTAA
- a CDS encoding Fur family transcriptional regulator — protein MKELKTLLEESNLKITPQRLAILKELEKKGHASIEEIYEDIRDFFPSISLATIYKNITALKDENIISEICLHHKPKFEITKEPHAHFICKKCGKVEDVPFSDLIKGEIEKQYPDAQKELYIYGICKECKNCKQ, from the coding sequence ATGAAAGAACTTAAAACACTGTTGGAAGAATCAAACCTCAAAATAACTCCCCAAAGACTTGCTATTCTTAAAGAACTTGAGAAAAAAGGGCATGCCAGTATTGAAGAAATATATGAAGATATCAGAGATTTTTTTCCTTCCATATCACTGGCTACGATTTATAAAAACATAACTGCTTTAAAAGATGAGAATATAATAAGTGAAATTTGCCTTCATCATAAACCTAAATTCGAAATTACAAAAGAGCCTCATGCGCACTTTATATGTAAAAAATGCGGCAAAGTGGAAGATGTGCCTTTTAGCGATTTAATTAAAGGCGAAATAGAAAAACAGTATCCTGATGCACAGAAAGAATTATATATTTATGGAATATGCAAAGAGTGTAAAAACTGTAAACAGTAA
- a CDS encoding peroxiredoxin: MACEKDTKTAIKDEKTTKPEEVIMEEIKTQEGVLVLKEMPEFKMEAYNAETGNYTEVSSEDYKGKWTVVCFYPADFTFVCPTEIAAMNAALPFLKELDVEVLAVSTDTKFSHKRFVETEPLLKDLKLTIAADPTGEVTRKFGVMIEGAGLALRGRFLINPDGVIVAQEVQAPPVGRSVKEFLRQIIAHQHAYKTGEVCPANWKPGKKTLPVNTDIEPMTGNVGAYVTLADLVDAEDVKEMEEMVKAFKA, from the coding sequence ATGGCATGTGAAAAAGATACAAAAACAGCAATAAAAGATGAAAAAACAACAAAACCAGAGGAGGTAATTATGGAAGAAATTAAAACACAAGAAGGCGTATTGGTATTAAAAGAAATGCCTGAATTTAAAATGGAAGCATATAATGCGGAAACAGGAAACTATACAGAAGTGTCTAGTGAAGATTACAAAGGTAAATGGACTGTAGTATGTTTTTATCCTGCAGACTTTACATTCGTATGTCCTACAGAAATAGCGGCAATGAATGCAGCGTTACCGTTTTTGAAAGAATTAGACGTAGAAGTTTTAGCGGTGTCAACTGATACAAAATTCTCACACAAAAGATTTGTTGAAACTGAGCCTTTATTAAAGGATCTAAAACTTACTATTGCAGCTGACCCGACTGGTGAAGTTACAAGAAAATTCGGTGTAATGATCGAAGGTGCAGGTCTTGCTCTTAGAGGAAGATTTTTAATTAATCCTGACGGAGTGATTGTTGCTCAAGAAGTTCAAGCTCCGCCTGTAGGTAGAAGCGTAAAAGAATTCTTAAGACAAATTATTGCTCATCAGCACGCATATAAAACTGGTGAAGTTTGTCCTGCAAACTGGAAACCTGGTAAAAAAACATTACCTGTAAACACTGATATTGAGCCAATGACTGGAAATGTTGGAGCTTATGTAACTTTAGCTGATTTAGTAGATGCTGAAGACGTTAAAGAAATGGAAGAAATGGTAAAAGCTTTTAAAGCTTAA
- a CDS encoding 4Fe-4S dicluster domain-containing protein — MDRRSFFGRVKSSPFKSFVYPPYYDKKEDFLKCLECESKDCLLACKEKIINTENGYPILDFSSSGCTFCDECAYACPKGILSIVNKKETINAQMIINPKKCIAWNQTICFSCQDICEEYAIIYKGMFNPVIDLDKCTGCGFCVSVCPTDAIEIKTL; from the coding sequence ATGGATAGAAGATCTTTTTTCGGGAGAGTAAAAAGCTCTCCTTTTAAATCTTTTGTCTATCCTCCTTATTACGATAAAAAAGAAGATTTTTTAAAATGTTTAGAATGTGAAAGTAAAGATTGTTTGCTTGCATGTAAAGAAAAAATAATAAATACTGAAAATGGATATCCGATACTTGACTTTAGCAGTTCCGGATGTACTTTTTGCGACGAATGTGCCTATGCCTGCCCTAAAGGTATATTATCAATAGTAAATAAAAAAGAAACTATAAATGCTCAGATGATAATCAATCCTAAAAAATGCATTGCATGGAACCAAACAATCTGTTTCTCATGCCAGGATATATGCGAAGAATATGCTATAATTTATAAAGGTATGTTTAATCCTGTAATTGATTTGGATAAATGCACCGGCTGCGGTTTTTGCGTAAGCGTCTGTCCGACAGACGCTATAGAAATTAAAACTCTATAG
- a CDS encoding response regulator transcription factor, producing MKILLVEDDEFIGESIKDYLELQNNRVDYYSSPLKALEEVYPSHYDIYLLDINMPEMNGYEFYNELKRYASDVPVIFITAYSDMDHVEKAFELGAADYIKKPFELKELELRIKRLVFKKTSEVKITDDYNFDIKNLKLFYKGEEVELTPNEKYFLEILVKNIGQVVDMETLKDYIWEEKSVCDNTLRTQVKKLRAKLKENFIKNVRGSGYKIEKQ from the coding sequence ATGAAGATACTTTTGGTAGAAGATGACGAATTTATCGGAGAGAGTATAAAAGACTATTTAGAACTTCAAAATAACAGGGTCGATTATTACAGTTCGCCTTTAAAAGCGCTTGAAGAAGTTTATCCGAGTCATTATGATATATACTTATTAGATATAAATATGCCGGAAATGAACGGATATGAGTTTTATAATGAATTAAAAAGATACGCTAGCGATGTTCCTGTTATTTTTATTACAGCTTATTCCGATATGGACCACGTAGAAAAAGCTTTCGAGTTAGGAGCAGCGGATTATATAAAAAAGCCTTTTGAACTTAAGGAGCTTGAACTTAGAATAAAAAGACTTGTGTTTAAGAAAACAAGTGAAGTTAAAATTACAGATGATTATAATTTTGACATTAAAAATTTAAAACTTTTTTATAAAGGTGAAGAAGTTGAACTTACTCCGAACGAAAAATATTTTTTAGAAATTTTAGTTAAAAATATCGGTCAGGTCGTTGACATGGAAACACTTAAAGATTACATCTGGGAAGAAAAAAGCGTATGTGACAATACATTGAGGACACAGGTCAAAAAATTAAGAGCGAAACTTAAAGAAAATTTCATTAAAAACGTAAGAGGAAGCGGGTATAAAATTGAGAAACAGTGA
- the napG gene encoding ferredoxin-type protein NapG encodes MDNKRRSFLVNLIQAGAAATAAGTIVAGFAEENKDKQLTLRPPGALDEKDFLKTCIRCGLCVDACKNRENKIIIDGKEIITLKLGAPGDSTPIGTPYFIARTGPCFMCDDIPCMYACPTGALTPKKCENDKGEVAIDYAKMGVAVIDPSSCIAFWGLQCTACYRACPEMDKAITIEWKQNKRTGKHAYRIPVVHEDACTGCGMCEQACVTEKAAIKVFPREVVLGKAGDRYVKGWDKQDQQRVKNASTNTKTVTGRSKENAIQNLNQGVTWDQ; translated from the coding sequence ATGGATAATAAAAGACGCTCATTTTTAGTAAATTTAATTCAGGCTGGTGCTGCGGCTACGGCTGCAGGCACTATTGTCGCCGGATTTGCTGAAGAGAACAAAGACAAGCAACTGACGTTAAGACCGCCTGGTGCGTTAGATGAAAAAGATTTTCTAAAAACATGTATCAGATGCGGACTATGCGTAGATGCCTGTAAAAACAGAGAAAATAAAATAATAATCGATGGTAAAGAAATAATTACCTTAAAATTGGGAGCACCGGGTGACAGTACGCCTATCGGCACACCATACTTTATCGCAAGGACAGGGCCGTGCTTTATGTGCGACGACATTCCTTGTATGTATGCTTGCCCAACAGGTGCTCTTACACCTAAAAAGTGTGAAAATGATAAAGGGGAAGTTGCAATCGATTACGCTAAAATGGGCGTTGCAGTTATAGATCCAAGTAGTTGTATTGCATTTTGGGGATTACAGTGTACAGCATGCTATAGAGCATGCCCTGAAATGGATAAGGCCATTACAATAGAATGGAAACAGAATAAAAGAACCGGTAAACACGCTTACAGAATACCGGTAGTGCATGAAGATGCATGTACGGGATGCGGCATGTGTGAACAGGCATGTGTAACAGAAAAAGCCGCTATTAAAGTTTTCCCAAGAGAAGTTGTGTTAGGCAAAGCCGGAGACAGATATGTAAAAGGCTGGGATAAACAAGATCAGCAAAGAGTAAAAAATGCTTCAACCAACACTAAAACAGTAACCGGAAGAAGCAAAGAAAATGCTATACAAAATCTTAATCAAGGCGTAACATGGGATCAATAA
- the napH gene encoding quinol dehydrogenase ferredoxin subunit NapH — MGSIIKHRYLILRRISQLTILFLYFAANTWGLKILVGNLSFSKLFDKIPLADPYAVLQMLFAGAAISADLIIGTLIILFFYGLIGGRAYCSWVCPVNLITDLASWVRKKTHHEKDNLISPTKTRQFRYIFMIVLLLASVFIGAAAFEFISPIGIFTRSVAFSVGFGWVWLVTIFIFDAFVLKNGWCGHICPVGAMYSIIGSKSLIRVYHNKDNCTNCGECLMVCPEVQVLTPVIDKKNSFINGIECTNCGRCIEVCEDNALKFSLRNYINSKGEKNEKTTN; from the coding sequence ATGGGATCAATAATAAAACACAGATATCTGATCTTACGTAGAATATCTCAGCTTACAATTCTGTTTTTATATTTTGCTGCAAATACTTGGGGATTAAAAATATTAGTAGGGAATTTAAGTTTTTCAAAACTGTTTGACAAAATACCTCTGGCAGATCCTTATGCAGTATTACAAATGCTGTTTGCAGGAGCGGCTATAAGTGCAGATCTGATAATCGGAACACTGATTATTTTATTCTTTTACGGCTTAATCGGCGGAAGAGCTTACTGCAGCTGGGTATGCCCTGTTAATTTGATTACAGATTTGGCATCATGGGTAAGAAAAAAAACCCATCATGAAAAAGATAATTTAATAAGCCCTACAAAAACAAGACAATTTAGATATATCTTTATGATTGTACTGCTGCTAGCTTCTGTTTTTATAGGTGCGGCGGCTTTTGAATTTATCAGTCCTATCGGTATTTTTACAAGAAGTGTTGCTTTTAGCGTAGGTTTTGGCTGGGTATGGCTTGTAACTATTTTTATTTTTGACGCATTTGTCTTAAAAAACGGCTGGTGCGGTCATATTTGTCCCGTCGGAGCCATGTACAGCATAATAGGCTCTAAAAGTTTAATTCGTGTTTATCATAATAAAGACAACTGTACGAACTGCGGTGAATGTCTAATGGTTTGCCCGGAAGTACAGGTTTTAACACCGGTAATTGATAAAAAAAACAGCTTTATTAACGGGATAGAATGCACAAACTGCGGCAGATGTATTGAAGTGTGTGAGGATAATGCACTAAAATTTTCATTAAGAAATTATATTAACTCAAAAGGAGAAAAAAATGAAAAAACTACTAATTAG
- a CDS encoding chaperone NapD — MNISSIIVKTRPENYDAVWLNLQECEFCDVHFGEKEKGVIIITIEGETVEEEIEKLSKIEQMPMIISADMHMSYCEEELDKLRENIDLNNTVEELNKDKKAEEVAYFGSLKKKY; from the coding sequence ATGAACATTTCAAGTATTATCGTTAAAACACGACCGGAAAATTATGACGCAGTATGGCTTAATTTACAGGAATGCGAATTCTGTGACGTACATTTCGGTGAAAAAGAAAAAGGTGTAATTATTATTACAATTGAAGGTGAAACCGTTGAAGAAGAAATAGAAAAGCTCTCAAAAATAGAACAGATGCCTATGATAATCAGTGCAGATATGCATATGAGCTATTGTGAAGAAGAACTTGATAAATTAAGAGAAAATATTGATTTAAACAACACTGTTGAAGAATTAAATAAAGATAAAAAAGCTGAAGAAGTGGCATACTTCGGAAGTTTAAAAAAGAAATATTAA
- a CDS encoding nitrate reductase cytochrome c-type subunit, whose translation MKKLLISSALIAGFIFTGCQTTTTASSNKEVKVTGIREASLNADSQNLPVIQYNNQAPIPGKVKTYKTSFVTAPPMIPHSVKGMVPITVGNNMCLNCHLPSNAKAMGVTPMPADHFVDNFAGDKKEPKVAGSRYFCTTCHTPQAKLNPVVENKFESLRK comes from the coding sequence ATGAAAAAACTACTAATTAGTTCTGCATTAATTGCAGGATTTATATTTACAGGTTGTCAGACAACAACAACCGCTTCTTCAAATAAAGAAGTAAAAGTTACAGGAATAAGAGAAGCGAGCTTAAATGCAGACTCTCAAAATCTGCCAGTAATTCAATATAACAATCAGGCTCCGATTCCTGGAAAAGTTAAAACTTATAAAACTTCTTTTGTTACTGCGCCTCCAATGATACCGCACAGTGTTAAAGGAATGGTTCCAATTACAGTAGGAAACAATATGTGTTTAAACTGCCACTTGCCGTCAAACGCGAAAGCAATGGGAGTAACACCTATGCCTGCAGACCATTTTGTTGACAACTTTGCAGGAGACAAAAAAGAACCAAAAGTAGCAGGAAGCAGATATTTCTGTACAACTTGTCATACGCCTCAGGCTAAATTAAACCCTGTAGTAGAAAACAAATTCGAATCATTAAGAAAGTAA